GTATCCTACTTTGGCTCGTGAATCTGATTCCGATGCAGTCCACCATCAAGTCCATCTTGAACACTATCGTGGTAATCATCGTCGTGCTCTGGCTATTGCAGGTATTCGGACTATTCTCAAGCCTGTCGAATATTCGCGTCGGGCGATAGCCGCACCGTCGTTAACCAGCAAGTGGATCTTTGACAGTGAAACCAGACCGCACGCTATGAAATGGCAGAAGGCAGGATGTCTTCTGCCATTTCTTCGTAATGACGCTCAGCCAGCCTCGTACTGCTTGGCTTCCAGCTCGGCCCATCTGGCGTACAGCGCATCGACCGCATTCTGCGCCGCTTCCACGTCCGCAAGTGCAGTCTGCAAGCGCGCCGCGTCCGTAACAACCTCAGGCATCTCAAGAACTGCCTGCTTTGCCGCAAGCAGTTCTTCGCCCGCCGCAATCCTGCTCTCGATGGTTGCGTAGTCCCGCGCGTCCATATATGAGAGCTTCTTTTTGCCGCCCGAAGTGCCAGCGGTCTGCTCGGCATAGGCAGGTTGTCCGGCTGCTGCCGATCTGGCCGTAACTCCTATTGCCGCGTCTGCCCTAGCCGTCGCTGTCTTTTGCTTCGCCTGCCATTGATCCCACTGCGAATAGTCCGCAAAGCGTTCAGCGTTGCCCATGCCATCCAGACCCAGCACTACATTGGAAATTCTGTCCAGCATGTACCGGTCATGAGTAACCAGAACTAATGCTCCCGTATACTCCAACAGGCTCTCTTCCAATATCTCAAGCGTCGGAATATCCAGATCGTTCGTAGGCTCATCCAGCAACAGTAAATCCGCCGGTTGCAGCATCAGGTTAGCGATCAGCACACGTGCCCGCTCACCGCCGCTCAAACGCTCCACGGGTTGATTCAACTGCTCGCCAGTGAAGAGAAACCGCGAAGCCCACGAAGCCACATGAATCACGCGATCCTGATAAATCACTGAGTCGCTCTCCGGCGCCAGAGCCCTGCGCAAAGTCACCTTCTCATTCAGCACACGGGTCTGATCGAAGTACACAACGCGCAGCATGTTAGCCAGCTTGATCTCACCCGCATTCGGCTCCGTCTGCCCAAGCAGCAATCGCAGCAGCGTCGTCTTGCCGCTGCCATTCGGTCCCACGAGGCCCACGCGCATTCCAGCCGTAATATTAAAGTCCAGCCCCGCCAGCAGAGTCCGCTCGCCAATGCTGTAATGCACATCCTTTAACTCGACTAGTCGCTTGGTCTGCCGCTCCGTCGCGGAAAAATCGATGCCTGCGGTCGAAACCTGTGCCCGGCCTTTCATATCCTTCAGCTCGCCAATCAACTCCGTTGCGCTGTCGATTCGCGCCTTGCTCTTGGTGGTGCGCGCCTTTGGTCCGCGACGCAGCCACTCCATCTCGCGCTTCACGCGATTTTCAAGCGATTCCTGCCGCTTGGCTTGCGACTCCAGAAACTCTTCCTTCTTCTCCAGAAACTCGCTGTAATTTCCATGGACGCGCAGCAATCCCTGTGGATACTGCCTGTTCAACTCCACCATCTCCGTCGCAACATTCTCAAGGAAGTAGCGATCGTGGCTCACTACCACGCAGGCAAAGGGAGCCGTCGAAAGCAGCTCCTCCAGCCATTCAATCCCCGCCAGATCAAGATGGTTCGTAGGCTCGTCAAGCAGCAAAACGTCCGGCTGCTGCGCCAGCGCCTGCGCAATCGACAACCGCTTCTTCCAGCCTCCGGAGTAGGTTCGGGCTTCCGTATCGAAGTTTTCAAATCCGGCCCGACCCAGCGTCTCCGCGATCCGGGCTTCCCATTCGCTCTCATGCACGTGAGCCCGTTTCAGCGCCTGCTGCACCACATCGCGCGCCGTCACCCCGGCAGGAAACTCGGAGACCTGGGCCACGTAGCTCAGCTTCGTCAGCTTGCGCTTCGCCACTTCGCCTTCGTCCGGTTCAATCTCGCCAGCCAGCACGCCCAGCAGCGTCGATTTCCCCGACCCGTTCGGCCCGATCAAGCCAATCCGGTCGCCCTCATCTACCACGAAGCCGATCTCGCGAAAGAGCGCAGCAGCTCCAAAGGCCTTCGTCAGCCCCTGTCCGTTCAATAATGTCGCCAAGGTTTTTCTGCTCTCTATGCGGGGAATTCGTCCTACACTTCAATTCTAAATGGCGGTGAGTCTTGAATGCAGACTCGGATTGATTCGCGGTAATCGTAGCGACTGGAGCATAATTCTTTACATGCCATTCCCTGCTATCCAGAGGCTGTTGCGCAGATTTGCTCCTCGAGAAGAGCCATGTCTTCGGCTGATGTTTAGCGACCCGGACCCGTTGGTCTCGCACAGCGCACAGTACCCGGAGGTTCCTGTGCCAGATGATTCTAGATCTCTGATGTTCGTTGCCGCCCGATGGGCGAGCCACGATTTGTATGGAGAGGATATGCCAGGCGTTGCGGCTGACCTTCTTGAGCTTGGTTACGATTCACCTTCGCTAAGAAGACTCGCCGGAGAGATAGAAATTCACAATTCAGCGGACGCCGAACCGCTAGTCGCAAAGATGTTTCATGAACTCGACGTTTGCTACCCATCTTCGGAGCGTATGTCGAAACTCATCACGTCGCGCCAGATTGCAAGGGAGGTAATCGCTGGCCTTCGCGACCCATGGAAGGCGGCAAGCGACCTGGGCCCAGTTTGGCAGTGGCAGCCAGGTATCCCTGAATTACAAGACATTGATTCGATCCTTGATGAAGCCGACTGGTCTCGCGAACACCGCCGATCTTCCCCGGAGTTAAAAGTCGCGCTACTGGACGCTTTCGCACGCCTCGGCACCATGAATATACCCGAAGTTTAGCTTCAAACTATTCCGGAAACCCATCTCAGCAGCTATCCTCGTAGCCATGTCGACGTCCGCTTTTAGGCATTTCAATCCAGATGAACCTGGACAGGCGTGTCCAACGATGACCGTCGTCCTCTTCGCGACCAAGTCAGGATGCCACGTCTTCTCGGAGTCAGTGAAGACGCAACCAGGAATCCATTGTGTCGATCCGCATCGCCTGTTACCGTAGTTACTTCCGGGCTCCGTAAATATGCCGCAAACAGTAGATTCGCCAAGTCGCGTTTCCGAAGAAGAGGTCACGCCGCGCACCGAGAGTGAGGACTCGTCTCCAGTCCGAAACCGCCTCTCGCGATTTTTCGCGGACTTCCGGCATCCAGGCCCGTGGCATGTCCTCGTCATCACCGCTATTCTGGCGCTCCTCGGCTTCGGCGGACTTTTCTTCTGGCGCTGGATGCATCGCCCTGCGACCCAGTCGCTCAGCGTCGTCATCGCGGATTTTGAGAACTCCACCGGTAACCCCCAATTCGACCTGGCCCTCAAGACCGCTCTCACCATCGATCTGCAACAATCGCCGCTTCTCGCTGTTAGCTCTCGCGGAAAAGTTCGCCAGACCCTCGTTGAATTGAAAGCTCCCGTCGATAAGCCGCTGACCCCGGAGGTTGCCCGCGAGGTCTGCTCCCGAATTCACGATCAGACCTACCTCTCCGGTTCAATTCGGCGCTTTGCCCGGAAGTACATGGTTTCCGTCGCGGCCTTCGATTGCTCCTCGGGACGTTCCCTGGCCGAGAGTAAAGGCATCGCCGAATCTCCCGACGGCATCGTTGCAGTTCTGGATAAAGTCGCCGTCGATCTCCGAAAGCAACTCGGCGAGCCTTCCGATACCATTACACGCTTCAGCAAGCCGCTCTTCGCCGGTCGCACCCCATCGCTCGAAGCCCTGAAGGCCTACGCCGACGCCAGCCGTCTGGGACTGGAGGGCAAGCTTCAGGAGTCCGTGACTCCGTATCAACACGCCTTGGAGCTGGATCCCGAGTTCGCGCTGGCCTTCGCGGATCTCGGCGTCGCATACTCCAATCTTGGCGAGCAGGATCTTGCCCGGAAAAGCCTCACCCGGGCTTATGAGCTGCGGGACACGGTCGACGAGCCGGATCAGCTCTTTATCGTCTCCACGTACAGCAACATCGTTACGGGCGACACGCAGGCCAGCATCCGCAATGACAAGGAATGGAGCGCGGAGTATCCGCGCAATCCGGTGCCGCTCCTCCATCTCGCCGACCTTGAAAACCGCATCGGCAAGCCAGCGCTGGCCGTCGATCCCGCTAAACGCGCTCTCCAACTGAATCCGGGGGATGCCTATCCTTACATCGTCCTGGCCCGCGCACAATTGCACCTTGGGCAATTCGAGCAGGCGGTCGACACCTGCCAGCTTGCCATCGAACGCCATCTCGACAGCGAGCAAATCCACGGATTTCTCTTCCAGATCGCCTTTCTGCGTCTTGACCAGGCAGAGATGGACCGGCAGATCGCGTGGGCAAAAGATCAGCCGGCCGAGCCCTACCTGCTGCAGCAAGTGGGTCTCATGGACTTCGCTCTGGGCAAAGCCAAAAACGCGCAGGCCGTGCTCGAAAGCGCGGCGGACGAGTACCGAAGGCAAGGCGAGAGCGAACTCGCCAATCAGATGGTGAGCCGGATTCCACGCATCGAGGCGGAACTCGGCCTCACCTCAGCCGCGCACACCCTGCTCGCGCGTTTGCCGAAATCCAGTGAATCATTGACGGGAGACTCCGTCGATGTCCCGGTTGCATGGGCTCATGTCGGAGAGACTGCGCGGGCCGATGCGTTGGCAAAGCGAGAACTTGAGTCTCATCTCACCACAACGCTCTGGCAGGAAGATTTCGGACCCCAGATCAAAGCAGCCATCGACCTGAACCAGCAGCGGGCCGAAGACGCGATCGAGGATCTCAAACCGGCCATTCCATACGATTTATATAGCTTCGATGGGCCCGGGATGCGTGGCCGCGCCTACCTTGCCGCGAAACAGCCAGATCTTGCCGAAGTCGAGTTCCACAAGATCCTCGACCACCCGGGCATCGAGCCGCTGTCGCACAATTACCCGCTGGCGCAGTTGGGTCTCGCCCGGGCGCTGGCGGCACAGGGTAAAACCGTGGAGGCCGGATTCGCCTACAAAGTTGTTCTGCAAATCTGGAAGGACGCCGACGCCGATCTGCCGCGTCTCAAGGAAGCTAAAGCAGAGTTCGCCCGCCTCGCCACCGAACCGGGCAGGACCAGTGGCGAGACCGGACGAGCCACGACGAAGCCCGCACCTTCAGCGTCGTCACCCCGCAAACCTTCGGCAAGTAGGCGCTGATTTGGCTTAATTGCTGACGGCGACCGCTTCTTTCTCGGAACTGGTTGCGACGGCCCCATTGGCGGTCGCGGCGGAAGCCTTTCCAGCCTTCGGAATGCCATCCAGCTCGGCTTTGCCTTCCGCAAGCCGCATCAAAAACTCCTGCGAATTGAATCCGCCATGCGGTTTCCGTCCATCGGTGGCGCGGGTATAGCTGCCATCCTCCTGCATCAGGCGAGACTTCGCGGTATCCGCCAGATACGCCGGGAGAATCTCGTCATGAATCCGCGCCCTGGCCGCTTTGTCCCGAACCGGGAAGACCACTTCGCAGCGTTCAAAGAGGTTGCGGGGCATCCAGTCGGCGCTGCCCAGGTAGATCTCTTCGCGCCCGCCGTTCGCGAACTGGTAGATGCGGCTGTGTTCCAGGAACCGCCCCACAATCGAGCGCACGCGAATGTTTTCGCTCAACCCCTTCACGCCCGGCCTCAGCGTGCAGACACCACGAATGATCAAGTCAATCTGCACCCCGGCCTGCGAAGCCGCATACATCGCCTCAATCACCTTGGGCTCCAGGAGCGCATTCATCTTGGCCACAATATGCGACGGTCTGCCTGCAGAAGCGTGCTCTGTCTCGCGCCGGATCAGTTGCAGAAAGTTCTCCGCCATGGTCAGCGGTGCGACAAGCAGCGGTTTGTAATCATCGATCTCCGCATGAGCCGTCAGGTAATTGAAGACCATGTGAACCTGTTCGGTAATCGACGGATCGCTCGTCAACAGGCTCAAGTCGGTATAAAACCGCGCCGTCACAGGGTTGTAGTTGCCTGTGCCCAGGTGACAGTAGCGCCGCGTTACGCCATCTTCGTCACGCCGCACCAGCATGGCCAGCTTGCAATGCGTTTTCAAGCCGACTACGCCATAAAACACCTGCACGCCCGCGTCTTCCATGCTGCGCGCCCAGCGAATATTCGACGCCTCATCGAAGCGCGCCATCAGCTCCACCACGACCGTAGCTTCCTTGGAAGCTGCAGCCTCAGTCAGTGCCGTAAACATCGGCGAATCCGTGCTGGTGCGGTAGAGTGTCTGCTTCATCGTCACCACGCGCGGGTCCACCGCTCCCTGCTGGATAAAACTCACCACCGGGTCATATGAGTCATACGGGTGATGCAGCAGAATATCCCGCTGCCGCAGATCCTCGAATAAGTCCGAAACTTTCCGGCTCAGGTGCAGTTGTTTGGGAACAAACGGCTGGAATTTCAGGTCAGGCCGCTGAATATCCCCGTAAAAGAACATCAGCCGCGCCAGATTTACCGCCCCATCCGCCTGGTAGATCTGCGACTCGTCCAACTCAAAATTCACCCGCAGCTTGTCCACAATTTCCGGATGGGCATTGCTCACAATCTCCAGCCGCACGGCGTCGCCCTTGCGCCGGTTGTGCAACTCGCTGCGAATCGACTCCAGCAGCGACCGCGATTCTTCTTCCTCGAAGTAGAGGTTCGAGTTGCGCGTCACCCGGAAGGCCGCGTGAGCCAGCACCTCGTAACCCCTGTACATGCCGCTCAGGTTCTGTGCCACCAGGTCCTGCAAAAGAATGTAGTCGTAGCTTCCGTTCGCGTCGGCCAGCCGCACAAACC
This portion of the Acidicapsa acidisoli genome encodes:
- a CDS encoding Thivi_2564 family membrane protein, producing the protein MSLMAVFVAPLVVGTPLLSVLLTLVVVGILLWLVNLIPMQSTIKSILNTIVVIIVVLWLLQVFGLFSSLSNIRVGR
- a CDS encoding ABC-F family ATP-binding cassette domain-containing protein, yielding MATLLNGQGLTKAFGAAALFREIGFVVDEGDRIGLIGPNGSGKSTLLGVLAGEIEPDEGEVAKRKLTKLSYVAQVSEFPAGVTARDVVQQALKRAHVHESEWEARIAETLGRAGFENFDTEARTYSGGWKKRLSIAQALAQQPDVLLLDEPTNHLDLAGIEWLEELLSTAPFACVVVSHDRYFLENVATEMVELNRQYPQGLLRVHGNYSEFLEKKEEFLESQAKRQESLENRVKREMEWLRRGPKARTTKSKARIDSATELIGELKDMKGRAQVSTAGIDFSATERQTKRLVELKDVHYSIGERTLLAGLDFNITAGMRVGLVGPNGSGKTTLLRLLLGQTEPNAGEIKLANMLRVVYFDQTRVLNEKVTLRRALAPESDSVIYQDRVIHVASWASRFLFTGEQLNQPVERLSGGERARVLIANLMLQPADLLLLDEPTNDLDIPTLEILEESLLEYTGALVLVTHDRYMLDRISNVVLGLDGMGNAERFADYSQWDQWQAKQKTATARADAAIGVTARSAAAGQPAYAEQTAGTSGGKKKLSYMDARDYATIESRIAAGEELLAAKQAVLEMPEVVTDAARLQTALADVEAAQNAVDALYARWAELEAKQYEAG
- a CDS encoding tetratricopeptide repeat protein — its product is MPQTVDSPSRVSEEEVTPRTESEDSSPVRNRLSRFFADFRHPGPWHVLVITAILALLGFGGLFFWRWMHRPATQSLSVVIADFENSTGNPQFDLALKTALTIDLQQSPLLAVSSRGKVRQTLVELKAPVDKPLTPEVAREVCSRIHDQTYLSGSIRRFARKYMVSVAAFDCSSGRSLAESKGIAESPDGIVAVLDKVAVDLRKQLGEPSDTITRFSKPLFAGRTPSLEALKAYADASRLGLEGKLQESVTPYQHALELDPEFALAFADLGVAYSNLGEQDLARKSLTRAYELRDTVDEPDQLFIVSTYSNIVTGDTQASIRNDKEWSAEYPRNPVPLLHLADLENRIGKPALAVDPAKRALQLNPGDAYPYIVLARAQLHLGQFEQAVDTCQLAIERHLDSEQIHGFLFQIAFLRLDQAEMDRQIAWAKDQPAEPYLLQQVGLMDFALGKAKNAQAVLESAADEYRRQGESELANQMVSRIPRIEAELGLTSAAHTLLARLPKSSESLTGDSVDVPVAWAHVGETARADALAKRELESHLTTTLWQEDFGPQIKAAIDLNQQRAEDAIEDLKPAIPYDLYSFDGPGMRGRAYLAAKQPDLAEVEFHKILDHPGIEPLSHNYPLAQLGLARALAAQGKTVEAGFAYKVVLQIWKDADADLPRLKEAKAEFARLATEPGRTSGETGRATTKPAPSASSPRKPSASRR
- the ppk1 gene encoding polyphosphate kinase 1 produces the protein MARNLQRKKQFAGRDKSWMQFNRRVLEEAEDDSNPILERVKFLAITGSNLDEYVEIRLAGLLQRTEDGHTEPGYDGLPPQESLEILTTAMHEFVAAQYRCWNEQLLPGLRQHGIRLLQWEELSDEQRTMALAYFQREVDPLLTPITIDPAHPFPRVLNRALCLAMLLRAKRRSSGPVVLGVLTVPRALPRFVRLADANGSYDYILLQDLVAQNLSGMYRGYEVLAHAAFRVTRNSNLYFEEEESRSLLESIRSELHNRRKGDAVRLEIVSNAHPEIVDKLRVNFELDESQIYQADGAVNLARLMFFYGDIQRPDLKFQPFVPKQLHLSRKVSDLFEDLRQRDILLHHPYDSYDPVVSFIQQGAVDPRVVTMKQTLYRTSTDSPMFTALTEAAASKEATVVVELMARFDEASNIRWARSMEDAGVQVFYGVVGLKTHCKLAMLVRRDEDGVTRRYCHLGTGNYNPVTARFYTDLSLLTSDPSITEQVHMVFNYLTAHAEIDDYKPLLVAPLTMAENFLQLIRRETEHASAGRPSHIVAKMNALLEPKVIEAMYAASQAGVQIDLIIRGVCTLRPGVKGLSENIRVRSIVGRFLEHSRIYQFANGGREEIYLGSADWMPRNLFERCEVVFPVRDKAARARIHDEILPAYLADTAKSRLMQEDGSYTRATDGRKPHGGFNSQEFLMRLAEGKAELDGIPKAGKASAATANGAVATSSEKEAVAVSN